The following nucleotide sequence is from Bacteroidota bacterium.
CATCGACATGTTAGGACGCAGCTTGCTCCAAACCTCCGTTCATACTACTGCTGCGGGCGATCCATCGCTGAACGTATCAGGTCTCCGTCCAGGGCTCTACCGAGTAGTGCTTTCAACCGAATCCAGCTCGGTCGCAGTCTCAGTGCTAAAGCAGTAGTAGGAAATTGACCATCGGTAGCCGTCGTCACTGCGTGAGCGTGAACGACCACGAGATCACGACATCCAGTGGGGTCGTGATCGAGTTGTTGCCGTTGGTGTACAGCGTGATCGGTACCGTACCATGCAGCGTACCCGTGATCTGGTTGGGGTTCGCCGGATCGATCGTACCGGCTAATGATCCCTGTGCACCGCCGAAGAACGGACTGAAGTATGCCTCGAACGGGACGCTGATCGCCATACCTTCGTGACTGGTGAACTGGCCCGATCCGCAGCCGTCGAGTTCGGAAGTATAGACGTGCATCGGTTGTCCGGTCCAAGCCCCGGTCGCAGTGATGCCATAGGTGTTCCCGTTGACGATCAGCTGCGCGCCTGCCGGCTGGATGCCGTCGTTCGAGCTATTGAAGGAGTGGATGGTCGTGTCGTAGTTGGTGCCATCGCCGTTGGTGCAGGGGTACTTCGCCACTTCGTACATAGCCTCGCTTGCCGATCCGCTCAGTGTAGCATCCTGCCACTGAAATGACTTATCGCCTCCCGAGGCGCTCACTTGGCCGCAGGAAATGACCAGACTCGATCTCGAGACGTCCGTCTTTGTATTGACGAACCCATTTCCCTGATCGAGTGTCCCCGACCCGCCGCTATGCACCACAAGCGATATTGTGCCGCTGGCTTTGTAGGTGCCGCCGTTGTTATTATTGTTGTCGTTGTTGGTTGTCGGCGCCGTCGACGATTGACAGGAAACAAGGAATGATGCGGCCGAAAGAATCGCGACGCCGCACATACAATAGCTGTGTTTCATACGCTCCCTCCCATAAGATAATGGTTGTGCCTTGGACGGGGAGATTCGGATGGCGAACCGGTCGTCTGCTACCGGTTGGTCTGTACCGAGTAAATACTCAGGGAATCGCAAAAGTGCCCGAATCCGTGACCCGACGAACGAGCAACCACCCCCCTGCGGCGCTTGTTAGCTCATTCGCATGACCAACGACCAATTACTCACTGCCTATCGCCACATGCTCTATGCGCGTGAGTTCGACAACGCGCTGATCAATCTGTACCGGCAATCGAAGATTGTTGGCGGCGTGTACTCACAGATCGGCAACGAAGCGACAAGCGTCGGAACCGCGATGGCCCTCGGCGAAGGTGATATCATCTTCCCGATGCACCGCGATAGCGGGGCCCACTTTGTTCGTGGTATGACTCCGCAGGAAATGGCGATCAACTTCCTCTTCCGAACAGGAGCGATGACCCGCGGCACGGACGGTACGGGACATTTCGCAGCACCAGAGCGCGGCATTTACGGCAACGTCTCGCATCTCGGCGCGATGGTACCAGTGGCCGCAGGTGCAGCACTCGCGCAGAAAATGAAGAAGAACGATCGTGTCGTGCTCAATTACATCGGTGACGGTGGCGCGTCGGTTGGTGAGGTGCACGAAGGACTGATGATGGCCTCGACGATGGACTTGCCGTTCATTCTGGTGATCGAGAATAATCAATACGCTTACTCGACCCCCGTGAAGGTGCAGTCGAGGAATCCGAGATATTCAGATAGGGCGATCGGCTACGGCATTCCTGGCGAAACTGTGGATGGCACTGATCTCGAAGCGGTGTTCGATGTCACGAGCCGCGCCGTCGAGCACGCACGAGCAGGGAAGGGCCCAACGCTCATCGAATCTGTGACCATGCGCATGCGCGGCCACGCCGAACACGATGCGGCCGAATACGTCCCGAAGGAACAGCTCGAAGAGTGGAAAAAGAAAGACCCGATGACGAAGACACTAGCGCTGATGATTTCGCGAGGGATCGCGGACTCAGAGATTGTGACACTTGAAGTGAGCTGCAAATCCGAGATCGAAGAGGCGGTAGCATACGCCAATACTTTACCTCCGCCCGATCCTGAAGAAGCGTTGAAGGGCGTATTTGTCTGAGACGCCGGTCTAGTACGTGTCATTGCGAGAAGTCCGCGTGCGGACGACGAAGCAATCTAGAATCTGCGAGTGTAGTCCCCGTCCTTAGGAGTTTAGATTGCTTCGTTGCGCTTCGCGCTTCCTCGCAATGACATTCATTAGGTTACCCCACCTTCAACTCCGCCGTCAATATTTCCCGCAACGATCTCAATCCCGCATTCCACCCTGCCAACTCTTCCGCCTGCCACAACGATTGTTCTTCGGACGTGCCGAGTGTCTTGCTGATCGCATAGACTGCACCGAAGACGTCCCCGGACCCGGTGGTATTCTCAATCGGCTTTGTGCTTGGCGTCTTGTTCCAGATCTTCGTTGCACCAAAGTCGAATGCCGTTGCTCCTCGCTCTGCGCGGGTGATGATCACCGTCTTCGGTGAGCCGTGCTGAGCGTTGAGCGCTCGTATTTCGGTCAGCAACTCCATTTCGCTCGTCGTATCGGGCACGCCGAACCAATCGGATTCCATCTCGTTGAGTTGCGCCGAATCGACGTTTGTCATCCATTCTCTCCACGACGCAACGCCACGCGGAATGCGCGGC
It contains:
- a CDS encoding thiamine pyrophosphate-dependent dehydrogenase E1 component subunit alpha, translating into MTNDQLLTAYRHMLYAREFDNALINLYRQSKIVGGVYSQIGNEATSVGTAMALGEGDIIFPMHRDSGAHFVRGMTPQEMAINFLFRTGAMTRGTDGTGHFAAPERGIYGNVSHLGAMVPVAAGAALAQKMKKNDRVVLNYIGDGGASVGEVHEGLMMASTMDLPFILVIENNQYAYSTPVKVQSRNPRYSDRAIGYGIPGETVDGTDLEAVFDVTSRAVEHARAGKGPTLIESVTMRMRGHAEHDAAEYVPKEQLEEWKKKDPMTKTLALMISRGIADSEIVTLEVSCKSEIEEAVAYANTLPPPDPEEALKGVFV